A window of the Bacteroidales bacterium genome harbors these coding sequences:
- a CDS encoding DUF763 domain-containing protein, which translates to MKRSGQADLPLHRGSVPPWLFERMARLGGAVVEWIVQEYGSSEVIRRLSNPYWFQSLGAVMGMDWHSSGITTSVMGALKKSVNPASHELGLYIAGGRGKYSRQTPDELMRMADKTGLNGNQLIKSSRLSAKIDNTAIQDGYQLYLHNFVVTRKGEWAVVQQGMNDQSGMARRYHWHSKQVKSFVEEPHSSICGYNMGRILNLTDKNARPSRDGIIRISRENPQKMLKEIQKLRMPSHHQVRPEDFDLKRLGSILALTYEGLYKDFESLLLIRGLGPKTLRSLTLVSEVVHGTPSRFNDPARFSFAHGGKDGHPYPVQTKVYDETVSELKKALEHSKIGYSEKKKAFKNLSEISRKMEKGFKPEKGRYEQFINKEKEESHLYGGRTAYGKSKPPQTKEKNKNNGGATQLKLF; encoded by the coding sequence ATGAAAAGATCAGGTCAGGCAGATTTGCCCTTACATAGAGGAAGCGTTCCCCCATGGTTGTTTGAACGAATGGCCCGGCTGGGTGGAGCAGTTGTAGAATGGATTGTTCAGGAATATGGCAGTTCAGAGGTAATTCGCCGGTTAAGCAATCCTTATTGGTTCCAGTCGTTGGGTGCCGTTATGGGAATGGACTGGCATTCATCGGGAATAACCACGTCTGTGATGGGGGCTTTGAAAAAATCAGTTAATCCCGCTTCCCATGAACTGGGCCTTTATATTGCCGGAGGAAGAGGAAAATATTCAAGGCAGACGCCGGACGAACTGATGCGCATGGCTGACAAAACCGGTTTAAACGGGAATCAGCTTATAAAAAGCAGCAGGCTTAGTGCTAAGATTGATAATACAGCCATCCAGGATGGCTACCAATTGTATCTGCACAATTTTGTAGTCACCCGCAAAGGTGAATGGGCAGTGGTACAACAGGGCATGAATGACCAGAGTGGGATGGCCAGAAGATATCACTGGCATTCTAAGCAGGTTAAATCTTTTGTTGAAGAACCCCATTCCAGCATATGCGGTTATAATATGGGCCGGATACTGAATCTCACGGATAAAAATGCCCGGCCTTCAAGAGATGGAATTATCCGCATAAGCCGGGAAAATCCTCAGAAAATGCTCAAAGAAATTCAAAAGTTACGCATGCCTTCCCATCATCAGGTACGACCGGAGGATTTTGATTTGAAACGTCTCGGTTCCATACTGGCCCTGACCTATGAGGGTCTTTACAAAGATTTTGAATCGCTCTTGCTTATCCGGGGGTTGGGTCCCAAAACACTGCGCTCCCTTACTTTGGTAAGTGAAGTAGTACACGGCACCCCTTCAAGGTTTAACGATCCGGCCCGGTTTTCCTTTGCTCATGGTGGCAAGGACGGACATCCCTATCCGGTGCAGACCAAGGTGTATGATGAAACGGTATCGGAACTAAAAAAAGCATTGGAGCACAGCAAAATAGGCTATAGCGAAAAGAAGAAGGCTTTTAAGAATCTTTCGGAGATCTCCCGTAAAATGGAAAAGGGTTTCAAACCCGAAAAGGGACGTTATGAACAATTTATCAACAAAGAAAAAGAGGAATCCCATTTATACGGAGGCAGAACAGCCTATGGGAAATCCAAACCACCCCAGACCAAAGAGAAAAATAAAAACAACGGCGGAGCCACTCAGCTCAAACTGTTTTAA
- a CDS encoding transglycosylase domain-containing protein, with amino-acid sequence MARKKKNQKRKASSFSLLKKLLYIIVFLLLGLGAFIAYNMLQGNYGEFPDKHKLKEIEQAQATEVYTRYGTLMGRYYFENRNNLHFEKIPDGIIHALVSTEDVRFFEHHGIDTKSLFRVLFRTVLLGDESSGGGSTLTQQLAKNLFPRKGRSHLALIGAKIREMIIAWKLEDLYSKNRLIQMYLNTVPFGENTFGIKNASQRYFNKLPSELELEQACTLIGMLKGTSFYNPNTSPDRAIKRRNIVISQMEKYGHLNTEEAKKLRNKPLGLNYHPIDQNNGLAPYLREYLRPRLKEWCRNHTKPNGEPYNLYTDGLRIYTTIDGHLQEYAKMAVDKHMRKLHEVFEREFNFKEKQSHHTLAKEILSRIEAYKEESFRDSQSAVHQEKPMEIFTWDGPERVKMSPLDSVKHHLSLLNSGFVAMDPHNGYILAWVGGIDHRFFKYDHVTSERQIGSTFKPFVYANALAGGVKPCDYFSNDSIVYEQYDNWSPNNANREYGGVYSLQGALVNSVNTISVQVLMEGGIDSTIRLAKDMGIDAEYPSVPSLALGTMDASVLEMAEAYTGFANHGKPLHGKALLRIENSDGKVLETFQSNNKEQQVVDQKISEQVTMMLQNVVNRGTARSLKENFNFSGDVAGKTGTTQDHADGWFVGYTPNLVFASWVGAEYPSVHFEDMTYGQGAATALPIAGYFLDELYAHHPGTKYLAKFNYSQIDPSAYDCPDYRDEAPGFFEKLLDALKKDRDKRKKEKKKNFIEKLIDKFHKNNDE; translated from the coding sequence ATGGCCCGGAAGAAAAAGAATCAAAAAAGAAAAGCATCCAGTTTTAGCCTGCTGAAAAAGTTACTGTATATCATTGTTTTTCTGCTCTTAGGGTTGGGAGCTTTTATAGCTTATAATATGCTTCAGGGGAATTATGGGGAATTTCCTGACAAACACAAACTGAAAGAAATTGAGCAGGCCCAGGCCACTGAAGTCTACACCCGATATGGCACACTGATGGGCAGGTATTATTTTGAAAACAGAAACAACCTCCATTTTGAAAAAATTCCCGACGGGATCATTCATGCCCTGGTTTCTACCGAAGATGTAAGGTTTTTCGAACATCATGGAATTGATACCAAAAGCCTTTTCCGGGTATTGTTTCGTACCGTTTTGCTGGGAGATGAAAGTTCCGGCGGAGGAAGCACCCTTACCCAGCAACTGGCAAAAAACCTGTTTCCCAGAAAGGGTAGGAGCCATCTGGCCCTTATAGGGGCTAAGATCCGGGAAATGATCATAGCCTGGAAGCTGGAAGATTTGTACTCCAAAAACAGGCTTATACAGATGTACCTGAATACCGTACCCTTCGGTGAAAATACTTTCGGTATTAAAAATGCCTCTCAGCGCTATTTTAACAAGTTGCCTTCCGAACTGGAATTGGAGCAGGCATGTACCTTAATAGGAATGCTTAAGGGTACCTCGTTTTATAATCCCAATACATCTCCTGATCGGGCAATAAAACGCAGGAATATTGTGATCTCACAAATGGAAAAATATGGTCATCTCAATACGGAAGAAGCAAAAAAATTAAGGAATAAACCGCTTGGCCTGAATTATCATCCCATAGATCAAAACAATGGCCTGGCTCCTTATCTTAGGGAATATCTGCGGCCCCGGCTCAAAGAATGGTGCAGAAACCATACCAAACCCAATGGTGAGCCCTATAACCTCTATACCGATGGACTCAGAATTTATACCACCATCGACGGCCATCTCCAGGAATATGCCAAAATGGCTGTAGATAAACATATGCGGAAACTTCATGAAGTCTTTGAACGGGAATTTAATTTCAAGGAAAAACAGAGCCATCATACATTAGCCAAAGAGATACTTAGCAGAATAGAAGCCTACAAAGAGGAATCCTTCCGGGATTCCCAATCCGCTGTCCATCAGGAAAAGCCTATGGAGATATTTACGTGGGATGGCCCGGAAAGGGTAAAAATGTCCCCGTTGGATTCGGTAAAACACCATCTTTCTTTACTCAACTCAGGATTTGTTGCCATGGATCCCCATAACGGATACATTCTGGCCTGGGTCGGTGGCATCGATCACCGGTTTTTTAAATATGATCATGTCACTTCAGAACGCCAGATAGGGTCTACATTTAAACCTTTTGTGTATGCCAATGCCCTGGCAGGAGGTGTAAAACCCTGTGATTATTTTTCCAACGACAGCATTGTATACGAACAATACGACAACTGGTCACCAAACAATGCCAACCGGGAATATGGGGGTGTTTACTCCCTGCAGGGAGCGCTGGTGAATTCTGTTAATACCATATCAGTACAGGTTCTTATGGAAGGGGGCATAGATTCAACCATCCGGCTGGCAAAAGATATGGGAATTGATGCCGAGTATCCGAGTGTACCTTCGCTTGCTCTTGGAACCATGGATGCCTCGGTGCTGGAAATGGCTGAAGCGTACACCGGATTTGCAAACCATGGGAAGCCTTTACATGGAAAAGCACTTCTAAGGATAGAAAATTCGGATGGAAAAGTGCTGGAAACATTTCAATCCAACAACAAAGAGCAGCAGGTAGTGGACCAAAAAATTTCCGAGCAGGTAACCATGATGCTTCAAAATGTGGTTAACAGAGGAACGGCCCGCTCGCTAAAGGAAAACTTTAATTTTTCAGGAGATGTAGCAGGTAAAACCGGTACTACCCAGGATCATGCCGATGGTTGGTTTGTGGGTTATACCCCTAACCTTGTTTTTGCCAGTTGGGTGGGAGCGGAGTATCCCTCGGTGCATTTCGAAGATATGACTTATGGCCAGGGGGCCGCAACAGCTCTTCCCATCGCCGGATATTTTCTTGATGAACTGTATGCCCATCACCCGGGTACCAAATATCTGGCAAAATTCAATTACAGCCAGATCGATCCTTCCGCATACGACTGTCCCGATTACAGGGATGAAGCACCGGGCTTCTTTGAAAAGCTACTGGATGCCCTGAAAAAAGACCGGGATAAACGCAAGAAAGAAAAGAAGAAAAATTTTATTGAAAAACTTATCGATAAATTTCATAAGAATAATGATGAGTAA
- a CDS encoding cold shock domain-containing protein gives MKEGKVKFFNESRGFGFIKDTESDNEYFVHVSGLVDNIQEDDEVTFELKEGRKGLNAVNVKRV, from the coding sequence ATGAAAGAAGGAAAAGTAAAATTTTTTAATGAATCCAGAGGTTTCGGCTTCATTAAGGACACAGAATCGGACAACGAATACTTCGTACATGTTTCAGGCCTGGTGGATAATATACAGGAAGATGACGAAGTGACCTTCGAACTGAAAGAAGGCAGAAAAGGATTGAATGCGGTAAATGTTAAACGGGTATAA
- a CDS encoding CPXCG motif-containing cysteine-rich protein: ILKIYRIFSEGRRVKFNSVDIMKYDLKEKKFLCPYCGTKISVFLDPSVSKQKYYEECEVCCNSIEINYEFVDGALSYFHAACEE, translated from the coding sequence TTATATTAAAAATTTATCGTATCTTTTCGGAAGGTAGACGGGTAAAATTCAATTCAGTTGATATTATGAAATATGATTTGAAAGAAAAAAAGTTTCTTTGTCCTTATTGCGGGACAAAAATTTCGGTGTTCCTGGATCCTTCGGTTTCAAAACAGAAGTACTATGAAGAATGCGAAGTGTGCTGCAATTCCATTGAAATCAATTATGAATTTGTCGATGGAGCGTTATCCTATTTTCATGCAGCTTGTGAAGAATAG
- a CDS encoding N-acetyltransferase, producing the protein MDVTIKEIKSKRELKRFIEFPNRLYKNNEYFVPALFRQELKTLSEKDNPAFEFCEARYWMAYKGNQIAGRIAGIINHKYNKKISEKCARFGWLDFTEDEEVFRKLMETVANWAVRKGTHCIHGPLGFTSFDASGVLIEGFSELPTSFGHYNFPYYPEFIERQGYKKDIDWLEYNVRVPEKVPENFVKTAKLIKKRYQLERVEFKNKKEFLKYVDDIFRLVNREYAHLYSFSELTDSQIEQLKDQFIPLIKLEYVSVIVNSENKVVGLGICMPSLSKALKKSRGKLFPLGISRILHALRNNDTIDTLLIAVDKQYRDKGVNAIIFDDIGNAFIRNGITNIESNRELESNYSVNNLWKKFDYRQHKRARCYCKYL; encoded by the coding sequence ATGGATGTCACTATTAAAGAAATAAAATCGAAGCGGGAATTAAAGCGTTTTATCGAATTTCCAAACAGGCTTTACAAAAACAATGAATATTTCGTTCCCGCATTGTTCAGGCAAGAACTGAAAACACTCTCGGAGAAAGACAATCCTGCATTTGAATTTTGTGAAGCCAGATACTGGATGGCTTATAAGGGAAACCAGATAGCAGGCAGAATAGCCGGTATCATCAACCACAAGTACAACAAAAAGATAAGTGAAAAGTGTGCCCGCTTTGGCTGGCTGGATTTCACCGAAGATGAGGAAGTATTTCGAAAACTAATGGAAACGGTTGCAAACTGGGCCGTACGGAAAGGCACCCATTGCATACATGGACCCCTTGGATTTACCTCATTTGATGCTTCCGGTGTCCTCATTGAAGGCTTCAGCGAACTGCCCACCTCATTCGGGCATTATAATTTCCCTTACTACCCGGAGTTCATTGAACGGCAGGGATATAAAAAGGATATTGACTGGCTGGAGTATAATGTCAGGGTACCTGAAAAAGTTCCGGAAAATTTTGTCAAAACGGCAAAGCTTATTAAGAAGCGTTATCAGTTGGAGCGTGTCGAATTCAAAAATAAAAAGGAGTTCTTAAAGTATGTGGATGACATCTTTCGTCTGGTAAACAGGGAATATGCTCACCTGTATTCATTTTCGGAGTTGACCGATAGCCAGATTGAACAATTGAAAGATCAATTTATACCTCTGATAAAACTCGAATACGTATCGGTTATCGTAAACTCGGAAAATAAAGTCGTCGGACTGGGGATATGTATGCCATCCCTTTCGAAAGCCTTAAAAAAATCGAGGGGAAAGCTTTTTCCGTTAGGTATTTCCAGAATCCTTCATGCACTGAGAAATAACGATACCATAGACACCCTGTTGATTGCCGTGGATAAACAATACCGTGATAAGGGTGTTAACGCCATCATATTTGATGACATCGGAAACGCTTTCATACGGAACGGGATCACCAATATAGAATCGAACCGGGAGCTGGAAAGCAATTACAGCGTGAACAACCTGTGGAAAAAATTTGATTACAGGCAGCATAAGCGGGCCAGGTGTTACTGTAAGTATCTCTAG